From the Acaryochloris thomasi RCC1774 genome, one window contains:
- a CDS encoding low molecular weight protein tyrosine phosphatase family protein, with the protein MRRILFICSENRLRSPTAEAIFSEMEGIEALSAGTNKDAETPLTGDLIEWADVILVMESSHRQKVAKKYQPLLKDKKLASLAIPDHYEFMDPELVRVLKAKVPRYIE; encoded by the coding sequence TTGAGGAGAATTCTATTCATATGTAGTGAGAACCGTCTTCGCAGCCCAACAGCAGAAGCTATTTTTTCTGAGATGGAGGGAATTGAGGCACTGTCTGCTGGAACGAATAAGGATGCTGAGACTCCGCTAACAGGGGATTTGATTGAGTGGGCCGATGTCATTTTGGTGATGGAGTCCTCTCATCGACAGAAGGTGGCCAAGAAATATCAACCTCTGCTGAAAGATAAGAAGCTAGCTAGTTTAGCTATTCCGGACCACTACGAGTTTATGGATCCAGAGCTAGTGCGAGTTTTGAAGGCGAAGGTGCCTAGATACATCGAATGA
- a CDS encoding tetratricopeptide repeat protein — MPKIMALAITALALTAGPALAQSAALEQANATNNPETLYLLGQKELARFQFDHAIAIFKRAIRYSPRPRYTSLVKLSLFTTYKVAGVSKLEAFPHQAIPMLKAAIELEPTDAFLYSRLGDAYCHDKVRDYTTCLHFYSERIRVHPDKGLGYFSRGVVRLNRIEDKSSAYTDFRRAIKAALTAGDKASARRYLNYAVQAGMPVPKAFR; from the coding sequence ATGCCCAAAATAATGGCGCTAGCCATCACAGCGTTAGCGCTCACTGCAGGACCGGCTCTCGCGCAGTCCGCAGCCCTTGAGCAGGCGAACGCCACCAACAATCCTGAGACGCTCTATCTTTTAGGTCAGAAAGAACTGGCGCGGTTTCAATTTGATCATGCGATCGCAATTTTCAAAAGGGCAATCAGATATAGCCCCCGCCCCCGCTATACCAGCCTCGTAAAGCTCTCTCTATTCACAACCTACAAAGTTGCAGGGGTGAGTAAGCTTGAGGCCTTCCCGCATCAGGCGATTCCTATGCTGAAGGCGGCCATTGAGCTAGAGCCTACAGACGCTTTTTTGTATTCACGGCTAGGCGATGCTTACTGCCACGACAAAGTCCGGGACTATACAACCTGTCTCCATTTCTATAGCGAGCGGATTAGGGTTCATCCTGACAAAGGCTTAGGTTATTTCAGCCGCGGTGTTGTCCGCCTCAATCGCATTGAGGATAAATCCTCGGCCTATACCGATTTTCGACGCGCCATTAAGGCCGCACTCACTGCTGGCGATAAAGCAAGTGCTCGACGTTATCTGAACTACGCCGTACAGGCAGGAATGCCTGTACCCAAGGCGTTCCGCTAA
- a CDS encoding tetratricopeptide repeat protein, with protein sequence MKSSRFLLLFILPLSTWTMPLKAAWASHPSLETVDKASGSAMPATGYWLSQASTTGDLHQQALEKYKQGDYQGAISTYSKAIALNPKDVYAYTVRGNTYKAINADSKAIADYDKAIALDPKYVYAYLARGIAHKEIQKNSQALADFDKAIALNPEDAYAYKARGSIHRDLKDTVKALADFDKAIALDPKDAYAYNIRGSLYKDSKDYPKAISDFDQAIALDSEDVYALLLRAEIYKDLKDYPKAIADYDKVVALAPRDPLPYASRGLIHDTLKDDPKAIADYDKAIALNPGFSDVYLLRGLVHARADNETQAIRDLQTAAEFFQKQNRTAAYDKTAELLKKLSSAPRELVPEP encoded by the coding sequence ATGAAATCTTCCCGCTTTCTGCTTCTCTTTATCTTGCCCCTGTCCACCTGGACCATGCCCTTGAAAGCGGCCTGGGCGAGTCACCCTAGTCTTGAGACTGTTGACAAAGCATCAGGCTCGGCTATGCCAGCTACCGGTTATTGGCTCAGTCAAGCCTCAACAACCGGTGATTTGCATCAGCAAGCTCTCGAAAAGTACAAGCAAGGGGATTATCAAGGCGCGATCTCAACCTACAGCAAAGCCATCGCCCTCAACCCCAAAGATGTCTATGCCTACACCGTTCGCGGCAATACCTACAAAGCCATCAATGCCGACTCAAAGGCAATTGCAGACTATGACAAAGCCATTGCCCTTGATCCCAAGTACGTCTACGCCTACCTTGCTCGAGGGATTGCCCACAAAGAGATCCAAAAGAATTCCCAAGCACTGGCTGATTTCGACAAAGCCATTGCCCTTAACCCTGAAGATGCCTACGCCTATAAAGCCCGAGGCAGCATCCATCGAGACCTAAAGGATACTGTCAAAGCGTTGGCCGACTTTGATAAAGCGATCGCACTCGATCCGAAAGATGCCTATGCATACAATATCCGGGGCAGTTTATACAAGGACTCAAAAGACTATCCCAAGGCCATCTCAGACTTTGATCAAGCCATTGCGCTCGATTCAGAAGATGTCTATGCCTTGCTGCTCCGAGCAGAGATATACAAAGACCTCAAGGACTACCCCAAGGCCATCGCTGACTATGACAAAGTGGTTGCCCTTGCCCCCCGCGATCCGTTGCCCTATGCCAGTCGAGGGCTAATCCATGACACTTTGAAGGACGACCCCAAGGCTATCGCAGACTACGACAAAGCTATCGCCCTCAATCCTGGTTTTTCTGATGTTTACCTATTGCGGGGTCTCGTCCATGCGAGAGCCGACAACGAGACGCAGGCCATCCGCGATCTACAAACGGCAGCAGAGTTCTTTCAGAAACAAAATAGAACGGCTGCCTATGATAAAACGGCAGAACTGCTGAAAAAACTATCATCGGCCCCTCGAGAACTGGTTCCAGAACCGTAA
- a CDS encoding MBL fold metallo-hydrolase, producing MQLGEPEVKKQIMGLRRHVLATAIGIGIVSLGCQSLAQQQDFSKTEIETIPVAEGIYMLVGEGGNIGVSAGEDGVFMVDDQFAPLTEKIKAAIAEITDKPIRFLLNTHWHGDHTGGNENLGNAGVVIVAHDQVRERMSREQFMEAFQRTVPASPKAALPVVTFNDTTTFHLNGQTIHTFHVEPAHTDGDSVLHFKEADVIHTGDVYFNGRYPFIDTSSGGSVEGMLAAADKVLALATETTKIIPGHGSLSNRAELEVYRKMLVDVRDRTQAAIDKGTSLEDFIASKPTADYDEKWGQDFMSPEKFLTIVYKDLAKQP from the coding sequence ATGCAATTAGGTGAACCGGAAGTAAAGAAGCAAATTATGGGATTACGTCGTCACGTTCTCGCTACCGCTATCGGCATTGGAATCGTCAGCCTAGGCTGCCAGAGCTTGGCTCAGCAGCAGGACTTCAGCAAAACAGAGATTGAAACGATTCCTGTCGCGGAAGGGATCTACATGCTCGTTGGTGAAGGCGGCAATATTGGCGTCTCTGCTGGTGAAGACGGCGTTTTTATGGTGGATGACCAGTTTGCGCCCCTGACCGAGAAGATTAAAGCGGCTATTGCAGAAATTACTGATAAGCCGATTCGATTTTTACTCAACACCCACTGGCACGGCGATCATACGGGCGGCAACGAGAATCTGGGCAATGCGGGCGTTGTCATTGTGGCCCATGATCAGGTGCGTGAACGGATGAGCCGCGAACAGTTTATGGAAGCGTTCCAGCGCACAGTACCCGCGTCACCAAAAGCCGCGCTACCGGTGGTCACGTTCAACGACACCACTACCTTTCATCTCAACGGCCAAACGATCCATACCTTTCATGTGGAACCAGCGCACACCGACGGTGATTCCGTTCTCCATTTCAAAGAAGCTGACGTGATTCACACAGGTGACGTTTACTTCAATGGACGCTATCCCTTCATCGATACCTCCAGCGGCGGTTCTGTTGAGGGTATGTTAGCCGCCGCAGATAAGGTTCTGGCCTTGGCAACTGAGACCACCAAGATTATTCCGGGGCACGGATCGCTGTCGAACCGCGCTGAGCTAGAGGTCTATCGAAAGATGCTAGTAGATGTGCGAGATCGCACCCAAGCCGCCATCGACAAAGGCACCTCTCTAGAAGACTTCATCGCCTCTAAACCTACGGCAGACTATGACGAAAAGTGGGGGCAGGATTTTATGAGTCCAGAGAAATTCCTAACGATTGTGTATAAAGATCTGGCCAAACAGCCCTAG
- a CDS encoding flavin prenyltransferase UbiX: MSGASGLIYAVRALKFLLKAHYTVELVASKATYQVWKAEQDIQMPADLDKQELFWREQANELGGKLICHSATNVGAGIASGSCRALGMVVMPCSMSTVAKIAAGLSSDLLERSADVQLKEGRKLILVPRETPFSLIHLRNLTALAEAGARIVPAIPAWYHQPQTIEDLADFVVARALDQLDIDCVPLNRWQGGSVNESR, translated from the coding sequence GTGAGCGGTGCATCGGGCCTTATCTATGCCGTTCGAGCGCTCAAATTTTTATTAAAGGCCCATTACACCGTCGAGCTGGTCGCCTCTAAAGCCACTTACCAAGTCTGGAAAGCGGAGCAAGATATTCAGATGCCCGCAGACCTAGATAAGCAAGAGCTGTTCTGGCGCGAACAGGCCAACGAGCTGGGCGGCAAACTGATCTGCCACTCTGCCACCAATGTAGGGGCAGGCATTGCCAGTGGTTCCTGCCGCGCTTTGGGCATGGTGGTGATGCCCTGCAGCATGAGTACTGTGGCCAAAATTGCAGCGGGTCTCAGCTCCGACTTGCTCGAACGATCTGCCGACGTTCAGCTCAAAGAAGGCCGCAAGCTTATCCTTGTGCCGCGAGAAACGCCGTTTAGCCTCATTCACCTGCGGAATCTGACCGCTCTAGCCGAAGCGGGTGCGCGCATCGTACCCGCGATTCCTGCCTGGTACCATCAGCCTCAAACCATTGAAGATTTGGCTGACTTTGTTGTCGCCCGTGCCCTCGACCAGCTCGACATTGATTGCGTCCCTCTCAATCGCTGGCAGGGGGGAAGCGTCAACGAATCCCGATAA
- a CDS encoding VanZ family protein: MEKQTVGRRLAIFMVLAWMAVMFQFSTQLWNSTHTKAILERVLSAPFVPDVVASLDALNFGVRKAAHFTEYAVLAGVAYGAAALGFQRPRTRSLQIALTCAILFAISDEWHQRFVPGRTSTPQDVGIDILGACVVVIAIALWQWRRPASKNSTAEDYHLNDR, from the coding sequence ATGGAAAAGCAGACCGTCGGGCGGCGGCTAGCGATTTTTATGGTGCTGGCTTGGATGGCTGTAATGTTCCAGTTTTCAACTCAGCTTTGGAACAGCACCCATACAAAGGCCATCCTGGAGAGGGTTCTGTCTGCGCCTTTTGTGCCCGATGTTGTGGCCTCGCTTGATGCCCTCAATTTTGGCGTGCGGAAGGCGGCTCACTTTACGGAGTATGCGGTGCTAGCGGGGGTTGCCTATGGAGCGGCGGCACTCGGGTTTCAGCGACCCAGAACCCGGTCGCTTCAGATAGCTTTAACCTGCGCCATTCTGTTTGCTATTTCAGATGAATGGCACCAACGCTTTGTTCCGGGCCGCACGTCTACGCCCCAGGATGTGGGGATTGATATTCTGGGAGCCTGCGTGGTGGTGATTGCGATCGCACTTTGGCAATGGCGAAGGCCGGCCTCTAAAAATTCCACAGCAGAGGATTATCATCTAAATGATCGGTAA
- a CDS encoding aldo/keto reductase yields the protein MQTRQLGTTTIQVTPILMGTWQAGKSRWVGIEDQDSIAAIRAAVDAGITTIDTAEIYGEGHSEKIVAEAVSDIRDRLVYVTKVFPTHLQHGQVLTACENSLRNLQTDHIDLYFIHWPSGAFDSKVVPIEETMTALLKLKEQGKIRAIGVSNFSQAQLAEAANYGRIDSLQVPYSLFWRYVEQEAQAYCIEHQITIFAYSPLAQGLLTGKFGPQHQFDSADNRASNKLFQGENYERAQAALSQLRPIAERKGITLAQLALAWITAQPQTVAIAGARNAVQVQDNAQAAQVTLSESERSAIDEIGRGVTDHLDDNPLLWNF from the coding sequence ATGCAAACTCGGCAGTTGGGGACCACTACTATTCAGGTTACCCCGATCTTGATGGGAACCTGGCAAGCCGGGAAAAGCCGCTGGGTTGGTATTGAAGATCAGGACTCCATTGCCGCGATTCGAGCAGCGGTCGATGCAGGTATCACCACCATTGACACGGCAGAGATCTACGGTGAAGGGCACTCTGAAAAAATTGTGGCAGAAGCGGTCTCAGATATCCGTGATCGGCTTGTTTATGTGACTAAGGTGTTCCCAACCCATTTGCAACACGGTCAGGTGCTCACAGCCTGCGAAAACTCTCTCAGGAACCTGCAGACAGACCATATTGACCTCTATTTTATCCACTGGCCTTCAGGGGCTTTTGACAGTAAAGTCGTGCCGATTGAAGAAACGATGACGGCTCTCTTAAAACTCAAAGAGCAGGGCAAAATCCGTGCCATTGGCGTTTCTAACTTTTCTCAGGCGCAGCTTGCCGAAGCGGCGAACTATGGCCGCATTGACAGCCTTCAGGTTCCCTATTCTCTCTTCTGGCGCTATGTAGAACAGGAGGCTCAGGCCTATTGCATTGAGCATCAGATTACGATCTTTGCCTATTCGCCACTGGCGCAGGGGCTACTTACAGGGAAATTTGGTCCTCAGCATCAGTTTGATTCTGCAGATAATCGAGCCAGCAATAAGCTCTTTCAGGGTGAGAATTATGAGCGTGCCCAGGCGGCACTCTCTCAGCTACGGCCCATTGCCGAACGTAAGGGGATTACGCTCGCGCAGTTGGCTCTTGCTTGGATAACGGCTCAGCCTCAGACGGTTGCGATCGCAGGTGCTAGAAATGCTGTGCAGGTGCAAGATAATGCTCAGGCAGCGCAAGTCACTTTATCTGAATCTGAACGATCAGCTATTGATGAAATCGGTCGCGGCGTTACCGATCATTTAGATGATAATCCTCTGCTGTGGAATTTTTAG
- a CDS encoding retropepsin-like aspartic protease family protein has translation MKFRFSLLLAGVLLTLTPIKSWGQSITSLNQQLQQSVGSQNWSQAIQIIDQMVKVSPGQAASLNQYRSELQRLQQSQPAQTYSAPTAAKAGVVGQIPIKRRSAGVPVVDVTFNGRQSFEMLVDSGASFTVITRPMAKALGITGAHIVDTVRVSTANGTTQFPIVYVSSVDVGGLRSTQIPVAIAGPDMKLGLLGQDFLQKYDVLIRARQIEFSQQR, from the coding sequence ATGAAATTTCGCTTTTCTCTGCTTTTGGCGGGTGTGCTTCTCACCCTAACGCCAATCAAATCTTGGGGACAATCTATTACCAGCCTCAACCAGCAACTGCAGCAGTCTGTGGGCAGTCAAAACTGGTCTCAGGCCATCCAAATCATTGATCAAATGGTGAAGGTCTCGCCCGGACAGGCGGCCAGCCTCAACCAGTACCGCTCTGAGCTTCAGCGGCTGCAGCAGTCTCAACCCGCTCAAACCTATAGCGCCCCCACCGCAGCCAAAGCGGGCGTTGTTGGACAGATTCCGATTAAGCGCCGCAGTGCGGGTGTACCGGTGGTCGATGTCACCTTCAATGGGCGGCAGTCCTTTGAAATGTTGGTGGACTCAGGGGCAAGCTTCACGGTCATTACCCGACCGATGGCAAAGGCGCTGGGGATTACGGGTGCTCATATTGTTGATACAGTGCGGGTTTCTACGGCCAACGGCACAACCCAGTTTCCGATTGTATACGTCAGCTCTGTTGATGTTGGGGGCTTGAGGAGCACGCAGATTCCGGTTGCGATCGCAGGTCCTGACATGAAACTGGGCCTACTGGGCCAAGATTTTCTGCAGAAGTATGACGTTTTGATTCGCGCCAGACAGATCGAGTTCTCCCAACAGCGGTAG
- a CDS encoding SagB/ThcOx family dehydrogenase, giving the protein MSDVHPSIAQHYHQRTKYDPETINQRGRALDFSQQPVPFKTYKVGTEIDLKPYLEGEPVTDPQMRQRQRLSHLLYHSYGVTAVVPYPNNPFYMRAAPSAGGLYPAEIYLIAREDAVLPTGLYNYQVQTHSLWRFWDNQVWSALEEACLWHPALASTQVVLVITAVFWRSAWRYEDRAYRRIFLDSGHLLGNIELAAAMNDYRPHLMGGFVDEALNQLLYLDEDQEGAIAAIALADLLEINQNLQPTPTALPSETDTSYPEILDGELLHYCHEASEVYALDAAYPKDRLILCAEDKYNFPFCLKVPTTSEPIQWGDSLTELATTIRGRRSTRRFTGDAITLPDLSALLDFTYHPEHYQDQGLDPQPDTFDLSLIQTFVAVSDVTGLEAGCYYYAAQAKELRQIRFKNFRRELHYLCLQQDLGRDAAAVVFHTADLGVAIATYGDRAYRYLHMDAGYLGQRLNLAAIRLQLGVSGIAGFFDDHVNEVLGIPTDEAVLYITTLGQPPAS; this is encoded by the coding sequence ATGTCTGACGTACATCCTTCGATTGCTCAGCACTATCATCAGCGAACAAAATACGATCCAGAGACCATTAACCAGCGCGGTCGCGCCCTGGATTTTTCTCAGCAGCCGGTGCCCTTTAAGACCTACAAGGTGGGGACAGAGATTGACCTGAAGCCTTACCTAGAAGGTGAGCCGGTCACCGATCCGCAGATGCGGCAGCGACAGCGTCTGTCGCATCTGCTCTATCACAGCTATGGCGTTACTGCCGTAGTACCCTACCCTAACAACCCGTTTTATATGCGAGCAGCCCCCTCAGCAGGCGGACTGTATCCAGCAGAGATCTATTTGATTGCCCGTGAAGATGCAGTCCTGCCCACGGGCCTCTATAACTATCAGGTGCAGACCCATTCCCTGTGGCGATTTTGGGACAATCAGGTGTGGTCGGCTTTAGAAGAAGCCTGTCTCTGGCATCCGGCCTTGGCTTCGACGCAGGTAGTGTTAGTAATCACAGCGGTGTTTTGGCGATCGGCTTGGCGCTATGAAGATCGAGCCTATCGCCGTATTTTTCTTGATAGCGGCCATCTGCTCGGGAATATAGAGCTGGCTGCAGCCATGAATGATTACCGGCCACATTTGATGGGCGGCTTTGTCGATGAAGCGCTCAATCAGCTCCTGTATCTTGATGAAGATCAGGAAGGGGCAATTGCGGCAATTGCCCTAGCTGACCTGCTAGAGATTAATCAGAATTTGCAGCCGACGCCCACCGCGCTGCCGTCAGAGACGGATACGTCCTACCCTGAAATTTTAGATGGGGAGCTGCTTCACTACTGCCACGAAGCGAGCGAGGTGTATGCCCTAGATGCGGCCTATCCGAAAGATCGTCTGATCTTGTGTGCTGAGGATAAGTATAATTTTCCGTTTTGTCTCAAGGTGCCGACCACCAGCGAGCCGATCCAGTGGGGAGACTCTTTGACAGAATTGGCGACGACCATTCGAGGGCGACGCTCAACCCGTCGCTTTACAGGGGATGCGATTACCCTGCCGGATCTGTCTGCCCTACTTGATTTCACCTACCACCCTGAGCATTACCAAGACCAGGGGCTCGATCCACAGCCGGATACGTTTGATCTGAGCTTGATTCAAACCTTTGTGGCGGTTTCTGATGTGACAGGTCTAGAGGCGGGCTGCTACTACTACGCGGCCCAGGCCAAGGAGCTGCGTCAGATTCGGTTTAAAAACTTCCGGCGAGAGCTGCACTACCTCTGTCTGCAACAGGATCTGGGCAGAGATGCGGCGGCGGTGGTTTTCCATACGGCAGATTTAGGGGTTGCGATCGCAACCTACGGCGACCGGGCCTATCGCTACCTACACATGGATGCGGGCTATCTAGGGCAGCGCCTCAATCTCGCAGCCATTCGACTGCAGCTAGGGGTGAGCGGCATTGCGGGCTTTTTCGACGATCACGTCAACGAAGTCTTGGGTATTCCCACCGATGAAGCCGTTCTGTACATCACCACATTAGGACAACCACCTGCGTCCTAA
- a CDS encoding histidine kinase N-terminal 7TM domain-containing protein, protein MRFYLLLALVPAIAAFASANAMIFAWQRREIPGARAFSLFAGSVFIWCFFTVFEYLSPAEAARITFGKLQYLGITLLPVAWLIFTLRYTHNDAWLRRKNVVPLFIIPALNLLLAATDPLHGLIWSSTSFVTEPIPALSIEHGLWFNYVMIPYQYSILLTGVGVLLYAYAASSAIYRRQTLILLLATFITFVFNALYIVAGVTPYGLDLTPVGFAISSIMIQFGLFKARFLGLAPVSYRTVFLNTAEAVILLDTRNNIVDLNPPAYRECDETKVLGRAFHDVFPVYNPVLSSRSASEVTQTIKLTRRQRSVLKEVKVRSLRSPGGQQVGSVIIIRDVTFEKTQQEQLKRFAYLDSLTGLFNRRQLEMSAEQALRSSDQWPVTLLYIDLNQFKAINDTYGHAIGDAVLVYVAQCLKACIRDGDIVARLGGDEFVALLSRANQSVAWATRHRLIEKFSQPAHIEGYHLQITASIGIACHPSDGNDLGELLSYADQRMYQDKKAQR, encoded by the coding sequence ATGCGTTTCTATCTTCTTCTGGCTCTCGTCCCTGCGATCGCGGCTTTTGCTTCGGCCAACGCCATGATTTTTGCGTGGCAGCGCCGTGAGATTCCGGGGGCGAGGGCTTTTAGCTTGTTCGCCGGTAGCGTCTTTATCTGGTGTTTCTTCACCGTTTTTGAATACCTTAGCCCTGCTGAAGCGGCCCGCATCACCTTTGGAAAACTTCAGTATTTAGGCATTACCCTGCTCCCTGTGGCTTGGCTGATTTTCACACTTCGGTACACCCACAATGACGCTTGGCTGCGGCGCAAGAATGTGGTGCCCCTCTTCATTATTCCGGCTCTCAATCTGTTATTGGCCGCAACGGATCCGCTACACGGCCTCATTTGGTCTTCCACATCATTCGTCACAGAGCCGATCCCAGCCCTGAGTATTGAGCATGGTCTGTGGTTCAATTACGTGATGATTCCCTATCAGTACAGCATATTGCTGACTGGGGTGGGGGTGCTGCTTTATGCCTATGCTGCGAGTTCTGCCATCTATAGACGCCAGACGCTGATCCTGTTGCTGGCAACGTTTATCACTTTTGTCTTTAACGCGCTTTATATTGTTGCTGGTGTCACTCCATATGGCCTCGACCTAACGCCTGTGGGCTTTGCCATCAGCAGCATCATGATTCAGTTTGGTCTTTTCAAAGCCCGTTTTTTAGGGTTGGCGCCTGTTTCCTACCGTACCGTTTTTCTGAATACGGCAGAGGCCGTGATTTTGCTCGATACCCGCAACAACATTGTGGATCTTAATCCACCTGCCTATCGAGAGTGCGACGAGACGAAAGTTCTCGGACGGGCTTTCCATGATGTTTTCCCCGTCTACAACCCTGTTCTTTCAAGCCGTTCGGCGTCTGAAGTTACCCAAACCATCAAGCTGACGCGCCGCCAACGATCGGTACTCAAGGAAGTGAAGGTAAGATCGCTGCGCAGTCCAGGGGGGCAGCAGGTTGGCTCTGTGATTATTATTCGAGACGTCACCTTTGAAAAGACGCAGCAGGAGCAGCTCAAGCGGTTTGCCTATCTCGATAGCCTCACGGGACTCTTCAATCGGCGTCAGCTAGAGATGAGCGCAGAGCAGGCGCTCCGGTCATCTGATCAGTGGCCTGTCACCCTGCTCTATATCGATCTCAATCAGTTTAAGGCCATCAATGACACCTACGGGCACGCCATCGGTGATGCGGTACTAGTCTATGTTGCCCAATGCCTCAAGGCCTGTATTCGAGACGGTGACATTGTGGCCCGCTTGGGCGGTGATGAATTTGTGGCACTGCTCTCGCGGGCGAACCAAAGCGTTGCATGGGCAACCCGTCACCGTTTGATTGAGAAGTTTTCTCAACCGGCTCATATTGAGGGCTATCATTTGCAGATCACGGCTAGCATTGGCATTGCCTGCCATCCCAGTGATGGCAACGACCTAGGTGAACTGCTTAGCTATGCTGACCAGCGCATGTACCAGGACAAGAAAGCTCAGCGGTAG